The following coding sequences lie in one Montipora foliosa isolate CH-2021 chromosome 11, ASM3666993v2, whole genome shotgun sequence genomic window:
- the LOC137977130 gene encoding uncharacterized protein, translating to MADLVSVVFTVPMTGVRRNFGAKYLHCNGYFATRICRYPNSTSTFQMSRLKTSGDICPNPGHATATALKCPVCTRTTARNHRALNCESCQLKYHIKCGKVSPREYTALQTSNPLNWKCPSCILATATKNYDQQEGPDLDITNNHSQLADIYGEVSSQLSRFPKDIRVAHINVCSIRNHEIDELRCLQLSCKFEVLAITETHLDKSIPSTSLKIDGMKMLRFDRLDRKGGGCILYFPGYLNATHRRDLSIEDLEAIWLQVKFPQTTVLFSVIYRPPDAKNFFDPISIPLEKAWLKSSSIFLLGDFNCDLSSFNILQNRIADSSTMAPTTNSSKLISIFDMFNMQNVINEPTRVTPTTSSLIDLIVTTRKDLVTSSAAVPLGLSDHNLIYATLRLKNKRPPPTIIKTRDYKKLDEMVFHRDISTAPFDVGSVFDDPDDRLWAWQTLFLDICNDHVPYKEVKIRSQSAPWITNEIDAREIKDSRIGENLASALPDPEISQVNDQGSVCVREVSTISEVNLTQHNVRREIKELKTNKSTGPDNISPKLLRLAGNDIAPSLTELYHVSLNNGTVFSSWKIARLTPIFKKDEESDVENYRPVSILNVPSKMLESQVNSAIVDHVFKKNELVSDRQLAYRKGLSTETMLIHLTEKWRNLIDSNMKIAVAFIDFKKAFDSVSHTILERKLESDFGLSGSLLSWAGQQLPTG from the exons ATGGCCGATTTAGTTTCGGTTGTGTTTACCGTACCGATGACTGGGGTTAGACGCAATTTTGGTGCAAAGTATCTACATTGTAATGGCTATTTTGCCACAAGGATCTGTCGTTATCCGAACTCCACCTCGACCTTTCAGATGTCTCGACTCAAAACAAGTGGTGATATTTGTCCAAATCCTGGACATGCCACAGCTACTGCTCTGAAATGTCCTGTTTGTACAAGAACAACTGCTCGGAACCATCGTGCGTTGAACTGTGAATCATGCCAATTGAAATATCATATAAAGTGCGGAAAAGTCAGTCCAAGGGAATATACTGCTTTACAAACATCCAACCCATTAAATTGGAAGTGCCCCTCATGTATTTTAGCGACCGCGACCAAGAATTACGATCAACAAGAAGGGCCTGACCTCGATATTACCAATAATCACTCACAGCTTGCGGATATTTATGGCGAGGTCTCAAGTCAACTTTCCAGATTTCCTAAGGATATCAGAGTGGCTCATATAAATGTGTGTAGCATCAGGAATCATGAGATCGATGAATTGAGATGTCTTCAACTATCTTGTAAATTTGAGGTGTTAGCAATAACTGAAACACATTTGGATAAATCTATACCGAGCACTAGCCTTAAAATAGATGGAATGAAAATGCTGCGATTTGACAGACTCGATCGCAAAGGTGGTGGCTGTATTCTTTATTTTCCTGGATATTTAAATGCCACGCATCGCAGGGATTTATCCATCGAGGATCTTGAAGCAATATGGTTACAGGTTAAATTTCCTCAAACAACAGTACTGTTCTCGGTTATCTATCGTCCCCCTGATGCTAAAAACTTTTTTGATCCCATCAGCATCCCATTAGAAAAAGCCTGGTTAAAATCGTCTAGCATCTTTCTTTTAGGCGACTTCAATTGTGATCTATCTTCGTTTAACATTCTACAAAACAGAATTGCCGACAGCAGTACGATGGCTCCTACAACAAATAGCAGTAAACTGATTTCTATTTTCGACATGTTCAATATGCAGAATGTAATCAACGAGCCAACCAGAGTGACACCTACTACAAGTAGTTTGATCGATTTGATTGTTACAACAAGAAAGGATCTTGTCACATCCTCGGCTGCAGTTCCCTTGGGCCTATCTGATCATAACCTAATTTATGCAACATTACGTTTGAAGAACAAAAGGCCTCCACCAACAATCATCAAAACAAGGGACTACAAAAAGCTTGACGAGATGGTTTTTCATAGGGACATTTCTACTGCCCCGTTCGATGTGGGATCTGTTTTTGATGACCCCGACGATAGATTATGGGCATGGCAAACCCTATTTTTGGACATATGCAACGATCATGTTCCTTACAAAGAAGTTAAAATTAGGAGCCAGTCTGCACCGTGGATCACAAATGAGATAGATGCAAGAGAAATAAAAGATTCAAG AATCGGGGAGAATTTAGCCAGTGCTTTACCTGATCCAGAAATATCTCAAGTTAACGATCAGGGTTCAGTTTGTGTTAGAGAAGTATCTACGATTTCAGAAGTTAATCTAACGCAGCATAACGTAAGACGTGAAATCAAggaattaaaaacaaataaatcaacaGGCCCAGATAATATTTCTCCAAAACTTTTAAGATTAGCGGGAAATGACATTGCTCCTTCACTAACGGAATTATACCACGTCAGCCTAAATAATGGAACTGTTTTCTCTAGTTGGAAAATAGCCAGATTAACGCCAATATTTAAGAAGGATGAGGAATCGGATGTCGAAAACTATAGACCAGTTTCTATTCTTAATGTGCCCAGTAAGATGTTGGAATCACAAGTTAATAGTGCAATAGTTGACCACGTTTTTAAGAAGAACGAACTTGTTTCTGATCGACAATTGGCTTACCGTAAAGGTCTCTCTACCGAAACGATGTTAATCCATTTAACAGAAAAGTGGCGGAATTTAATTGATTCCAATATGAAAATAGCAGTGGCTTTTATAGActtcaaaaaagcttttgacagtgtTTCTCATACAATTCTGGAAAGGAAACTGGAATCTGATTTTGGTCTCAGTGGCTCCTTGTTATCCTGGGCCGGTCAGCAGTTACCTACGGGGTAG